One Edaphobacter lichenicola DNA window includes the following coding sequences:
- a CDS encoding metallophosphoesterase family protein: MRKKTPRQTLHYATKNFGANAKPLQPGTANDQPIFSQPKPSPDPIGFKDPVTDQKYQGIAKVEPVPQPAGGAVEPIVTLEQAYGQAGAGVIKAIQQAKQIVFHSVGDTGSVTGPDTQSLVADKMVSDFSEANAADVPSFFFHLGDVVYYFGESTYYYDQFFEPYRDYPAPIFAIAGNHDGVVYPNDPAPTLDAFLRNFCSATAAQSPDSGNLLRTTMIQPGVYFTLEAPFVRILGLYSNVLEDPGVISGENGQNTVLDSRQIAFLTAALKRVKSDKFAGAVIIAVHHPPFTGGVEHGGSPLMLADIDVACKAAGVWPHAVFSGHAHNYQRYTRTVNKLQIPFIVAGCGGHNPLSPMRGTFRTPYKIDNTLTLESYDATDYGYLRVIVNATTMTVEYHPESDGATTKTPKDVVTIALATYTVS, encoded by the coding sequence ATGCGAAAAAAAACACCTCGTCAGACTCTGCACTACGCCACCAAGAACTTCGGTGCCAATGCCAAGCCACTGCAACCGGGCACGGCGAACGATCAGCCGATCTTTTCGCAGCCTAAACCTTCTCCCGATCCGATTGGTTTCAAAGATCCGGTTACGGACCAGAAGTATCAAGGAATCGCCAAGGTTGAGCCCGTGCCGCAACCTGCCGGTGGCGCGGTCGAGCCGATCGTCACCCTGGAGCAGGCTTACGGGCAGGCAGGCGCTGGAGTCATCAAGGCGATTCAACAGGCGAAGCAGATTGTGTTTCACTCGGTCGGCGACACCGGCAGCGTAACCGGGCCTGACACTCAGTCGCTGGTGGCCGACAAGATGGTCTCAGACTTCAGCGAAGCGAACGCGGCCGATGTTCCGTCGTTCTTCTTCCACCTGGGCGACGTGGTCTATTACTTTGGCGAAAGCACTTACTACTACGACCAGTTCTTCGAGCCCTACCGCGACTATCCCGCACCGATCTTCGCGATCGCGGGCAACCATGATGGGGTGGTCTACCCGAACGATCCCGCGCCTACGCTGGATGCATTCCTGCGCAACTTCTGCTCGGCTACAGCGGCCCAATCGCCGGACTCGGGGAATCTTCTTCGTACGACGATGATTCAGCCGGGCGTGTACTTCACGCTGGAGGCTCCGTTTGTGCGCATCCTCGGCCTGTATAGCAATGTGCTGGAAGATCCCGGCGTAATCTCAGGTGAGAACGGGCAGAACACTGTGCTGGATAGTCGGCAGATTGCGTTTCTAACGGCTGCTCTGAAGCGGGTGAAGAGCGATAAATTTGCGGGGGCGGTGATCATCGCAGTGCATCATCCTCCGTTCACAGGAGGTGTGGAGCATGGAGGCAGTCCGCTGATGCTTGCGGATATTGATGTAGCCTGTAAAGCGGCGGGAGTGTGGCCCCATGCGGTCTTCTCCGGCCATGCGCATAACTACCAGCGATACACGCGCACGGTCAACAAACTCCAGATACCGTTTATCGTCGCGGGTTGCGGAGGGCATAATCCGCTTTCGCCGATGCGGGGCACATTCCGAACACCATACAAGATCGACAACACGCTGACGCTGGAGAGCTACGATGCAACCGACTACGGGTATCTTCGTGTGATCGTGAATGCGACGACGATGACGGTCGAATATCATCCGGAGAGCGACGGGGCCACCACCAAGACGCCTAAAGATGTAGTGACGATTGCGCTCGCCACCTACACGGTAAGCTGA
- a CDS encoding molybdopterin-binding protein has translation MKTASLTLSMLVSLCFAGVIAVEAPAQTVPMGVMAEHQHAPAQPSTSLVLTVDGKATTLSVADLSAMPQTTITVHNEHTKADEMYSGVLLGALLAKYGLPVDKTTHQKMLRSYLVAEGTDKYWVLYSVTEIEGSEHNGTVIVATGMGGKPLGEDGQFKLVDSEDKKPQRWVRNLSAITVKSAE, from the coding sequence ATGAAAACCGCCTCCCTGACCCTCTCGATGCTGGTAAGTCTTTGCTTTGCTGGAGTGATCGCCGTCGAGGCGCCCGCACAGACGGTTCCGATGGGGGTGATGGCGGAGCATCAGCACGCTCCGGCGCAGCCTTCGACGAGCCTGGTGCTGACGGTGGATGGCAAGGCGACGACGCTGTCCGTTGCGGATCTGTCGGCGATGCCGCAGACGACGATCACTGTTCACAACGAGCACACCAAGGCGGATGAGATGTACTCCGGTGTGTTGCTGGGGGCGCTGCTGGCGAAGTATGGATTGCCGGTCGATAAGACGACCCACCAGAAGATGTTGCGAAGCTACCTCGTCGCGGAGGGGACGGATAAGTATTGGGTGCTGTATTCGGTTACGGAGATAGAGGGGTCAGAGCATAACGGCACTGTGATCGTTGCGACCGGTATGGGAGGCAAGCCGCTGGGGGAAGATGGACAGTTCAAGCTTGTCGATAGTGAAGACAAGAAGCCGCAGCGTTGGGTGCGGAATCTGAGTGCGATTACGGTGAAGAGCGCGGAGTAA
- the nuoI gene encoding NADH-quinone oxidoreductase subunit NuoI, producing MSIVRDAAAIAKGMSITMKQVFQPTEVENYPDGKGPMRGAKFEERFRGKHQLQRDENGLEKCVACFLCAAACPSNCIYIEAAENTEETRISSAERYAKVYNIDYNRCIFCGYCVEACPTDAITHGHGFELASLNATTLVMRKEDLLIPTPALPDAVRSQKDQAEILA from the coding sequence ATGTCTATCGTCCGCGACGCCGCAGCCATTGCCAAGGGAATGAGCATCACGATGAAGCAGGTCTTCCAGCCGACTGAAGTCGAGAACTATCCCGACGGCAAAGGTCCCATGCGCGGAGCCAAATTTGAGGAGCGCTTCCGCGGCAAGCACCAGCTCCAGCGCGACGAGAATGGCCTTGAAAAGTGTGTCGCCTGCTTCCTCTGCGCCGCCGCCTGCCCCTCGAACTGCATCTACATCGAGGCCGCCGAGAACACCGAGGAGACTCGCATCTCCTCCGCCGAGCGCTACGCCAAGGTCTACAACATCGACTACAACCGCTGCATCTTCTGCGGCTACTGTGTCGAGGCCTGCCCCACCGACGCCATCACCCACGGTCACGGCTTCGAGCTCGCCAGCCTCAACGCCACCACCCTCGTCATGCGCAAGGAAGACCTGCTCATTCCCACACCAGCGCTTCCCGATGCCGTGCGGTCCCAGAAAGACCAGGCAGAGATCCTCGCCTAA
- a CDS encoding homocysteine S-methyltransferase family protein produces MTTANQHPLEKIFESRIAIIDGAMGTTIRTYGMKEADIRGERFKDSTKDLLNNGDLFSLTQPKMISDIHRRFLEAGADIIETNTFGATSITQSEFFVDDPREHGGRKDPEFYQKIIDDPMLNNLAWEINEQSSRQCREWADRVANETGRPRFVAGAIGPLTVSLSNSPDADDAGFRVVTFDQVKNAYMQQVRALIAGGSDLLLVETIFDSLNAKAALVAIREVFDQDGLTASNKELPVMISAAVGRGGETLISAQTTEAFWNAVQHVKPLSVGLNCSLGPDLMYPFLDELATKADVAISCYPNAGLPNPLSETGFDLGPQDMARYLGDFARAGLINIAGGCCGNTPEHIAAIAKALEGQPPRQLTRQIERAA; encoded by the coding sequence ATGACGACAGCTAACCAACATCCCCTTGAAAAGATCTTCGAGAGCCGAATTGCCATAATCGACGGCGCGATGGGCACGACGATCCGCACCTACGGCATGAAGGAAGCTGACATCCGCGGCGAGCGATTCAAGGACTCGACCAAGGACCTGCTCAACAACGGTGACCTCTTCTCGTTGACGCAGCCGAAGATGATCTCCGACATTCATCGCAGGTTCCTGGAAGCCGGAGCGGACATCATCGAGACTAATACCTTCGGCGCGACCAGCATCACCCAGAGCGAATTCTTCGTAGACGATCCCCGCGAGCACGGCGGCCGCAAAGACCCAGAGTTCTACCAGAAGATCATCGACGATCCGATGCTCAACAATCTCGCATGGGAGATCAACGAGCAGTCGTCACGGCAGTGCCGCGAATGGGCCGACCGTGTCGCGAATGAAACCGGACGCCCGCGCTTTGTGGCGGGAGCAATCGGCCCGCTGACCGTCTCTCTCTCGAACTCCCCCGACGCCGACGACGCCGGCTTCCGTGTCGTCACGTTCGATCAGGTGAAAAACGCCTACATGCAGCAGGTGCGTGCGCTCATCGCAGGCGGCTCTGATCTCTTGCTGGTCGAGACAATCTTCGACTCTCTGAACGCCAAGGCCGCACTCGTCGCTATCCGCGAGGTCTTCGATCAGGACGGCCTCACTGCGAGCAACAAGGAACTGCCAGTGATGATCTCCGCAGCAGTCGGACGCGGCGGCGAGACGCTCATCTCCGCGCAGACCACGGAAGCCTTCTGGAACGCAGTCCAGCACGTGAAGCCCCTGTCCGTCGGGCTCAACTGCTCTCTCGGCCCCGATCTGATGTATCCGTTCCTGGACGAGCTCGCAACGAAGGCGGACGTGGCGATCTCGTGCTACCCGAATGCAGGCCTGCCGAATCCTCTCTCCGAGACCGGGTTCGATCTAGGGCCGCAGGACATGGCCCGTTATCTCGGTGACTTTGCGCGGGCAGGCTTGATCAACATCGCCGGCGGCTGCTGCGGCAACACGCCCGAGCACATCGCAGCGATCGCCAAGGCACTCGAAGGCCAGCCGCCGCGACAATTGACCCGCCAGATCGAGCGTGCCGCGTGA